The following are from one region of the Escherichia sp. E4742 genome:
- a CDS encoding YlaC family protein, with protein sequence MTEIQRLLTETIDALNAHEKRDNKPRFSISFIRKHPGLFIGMYVAFFATLAVMLQSETLVGSVWLLVVLFILLNGFFFFDVYPRYHYEDIDVLDFRVCYNGEWYNTRFVPTALVDAILNSPRVANIHKEQLQKMIARKGELSFYDIFTLARTEATP encoded by the coding sequence ATGACTGAAATACAACGCCTGCTGACCGAAACAATTGATGCACTAAATGCACACGAAAAACGCGATAATAAACCTCGCTTTAGTATCAGTTTTATCCGTAAACATCCGGGGCTGTTTATCGGTATGTATGTCGCTTTTTTTGCCACTCTGGCTGTGATGTTACAGTCTGAAACGCTGGTTGGTTCAGTCTGGCTCCTGGTGGTATTGTTCATCCTGCTTAACGGTTTCTTCTTTTTTGACGTTTATCCGCGTTACCATTACGAAGATATCGACGTTCTGGATTTCCGGGTTTGCTACAACGGCGAATGGTACAATACACGCTTTGTTCCAACTGCATTGGTCGACGCTATTCTGAACTCACCGCGTGTCGCGAACATCCACAAAGAACAGTTGCAGAAAATGATCGCTCGTAAAGGTGAGTTGTCCTTTTACGATATTTTCACTCTCGCCCGCACCGAAGCGACACCATAA
- the tomB gene encoding Hha toxicity modulator TomB — MDEYSPKRHDIAQLKFLCETLYHDCLANLEESNHGWVNDPTSAINLQLNELIEHIATFALNYKIKYNEDNKLIEQIDEYLDDTFMLFSSYGINMQDLQKWRKSGNRLFRCFVNATKENPASLSC, encoded by the coding sequence ATGGATGAATACTCACCAAAAAGACATGATATCGCGCAGCTTAAATTTCTCTGCGAAACCTTGTATCATGACTGTCTTGCAAACCTTGAAGAAAGTAACCATGGTTGGGTTAACGACCCTACCTCGGCCATCAATCTGCAGCTTAATGAACTCATTGAGCATATAGCAACCTTCGCACTTAATTACAAAATTAAGTATAATGAAGACAATAAGCTCATTGAGCAGATAGATGAATATCTGGACGACACCTTTATGTTGTTCAGTAGTTATGGTATTAATATGCAGGATCTCCAGAAATGGCGGAAGTCAGGTAACCGACTGTTCCGTTGTTTTGTGAATGCCACTAAAGAGAATCCTGCGAGTTTATCTTGTTAG
- a CDS encoding MGMT family protein has protein sequence MEKEDSFPQRVWQIVAAIPEGYVTTYGDVAKLAGSPRAARQVGGVLKRLPEGSTLPWHRVVNRHGAISLTGPDLQRQRQALLAEGVMVSGNGQIDLQRYRWIY, from the coding sequence ATGGAAAAAGAAGATTCGTTTCCCCAACGCGTGTGGCAAATCGTAGCCGCTATTCCCGAAGGGTATGTCACTACTTACGGCGATGTCGCGAAACTGGCAGGATCGCCCCGTGCCGCGCGCCAGGTGGGCGGTGTGTTAAAGCGCCTGCCCGAAGGCAGCACTCTGCCCTGGCATCGGGTGGTTAACCGCCACGGAGCAATCTCATTAACCGGACCAGATTTACAGCGTCAGCGGCAGGCATTACTGGCAGAAGGCGTGATGGTATCGGGAAACGGACAAATCGACTTGCAGCGTTATCGCTGGATTTACTAA
- a CDS encoding HHA domain-containing protein, with product MSDKPLTKTDYLMRLRRCQTIDTLERVIEKNKYELSDNELAVFYSAADHRLAELTMNKLYDKIPSSVWKFIR from the coding sequence ATGTCCGATAAACCTTTAACGAAAACCGATTATTTGATGCGTCTGCGTCGTTGCCAGACAATTGACACGCTTGAGCGTGTTATCGAGAAAAATAAATACGAATTATCAGATAATGAACTGGCGGTATTTTACTCAGCCGCAGATCACCGCCTCGCAGAATTGACCATGAATAAACTGTACGACAAGATCCCCTCCTCTGTATGGAAATTTATTCGGTAA
- a CDS encoding SmdB family multidrug efflux ABC transporter permease/ATP-binding protein has protein sequence MRSFSQLWPTLKRLLAYGSPWRKPLGIAVLMMWVAAAAEVSCPLLVSYFIDNMVAKNNLPLKMVVGLAAAYVVLQLFAAGLHYAQSLLFNRAAVGVVQQLRTDVMDAALRQPLSEFDTQPVGQVISRVTNDTEVIRDLYVTVVATVLRSAALVGAMLVAMFSLDWRMALVAIMIFPVVLVVMVIYQRYSTPIVRRVRAYLADINDGFNEVINGMSVIQQFRQQARFGERMGEASRSHYMARMQTLRLDGFLLRPLLSLFSSLILCGLLMLFGFSASGTIEVGVLYAFISYLGRLNEPLIELTTQQAMLQQAVVAGERVFELMDGPRQQYGNDDRPLQSGTIEVDNVSFAYRDDNLVLKNINLAVPSRSFVALVGHTGSGKSTLASLLMGYYPLTEGEIRLDERPLSSLSHSALRQGVAMVQQDPVVLADTFLANVTLGRDISEERVWQALETVQLAELARSMSDGIYTPLGEQGNNLSVGQKQLLALARVLVETPQILILDEATASIDSGTEQAIQRALAAVREQTTLVVIAHRLSTIVDADTILVLHRGQAVEQGTHQQLLAAQGRYWQMYQLQLAGEELAASVREDESLSA, from the coding sequence ATGCGTAGTTTTAGTCAACTCTGGCCGACTCTGAAGCGCCTGTTAGCTTACGGTTCACCATGGCGTAAACCGCTGGGTATCGCAGTGTTGATGATGTGGGTGGCAGCGGCGGCAGAAGTGAGCTGCCCGCTGCTCGTCAGTTACTTTATCGACAATATGGTGGCGAAAAATAATCTACCGCTGAAAATGGTTGTCGGGCTGGCAGCGGCATATGTCGTACTGCAACTGTTTGCCGCCGGGCTACATTACGCGCAGTCGCTGTTATTTAACCGGGCGGCAGTAGGCGTTGTACAACAGTTACGTACCGATGTGATGGATGCTGCACTGCGCCAACCGTTGAGTGAGTTTGATACTCAACCGGTCGGGCAGGTGATTTCCCGCGTTACCAATGATACTGAAGTTATCCGAGATCTGTACGTTACCGTGGTCGCGACCGTTTTGCGTAGTGCCGCACTGGTAGGGGCGATGCTGGTAGCGATGTTCAGTCTCGACTGGCGAATGGCGCTGGTAGCGATAATGATATTCCCGGTTGTGCTGGTGGTGATGGTGATATACCAGCGTTACAGTACGCCGATTGTCCGCCGTGTACGCGCCTATCTGGCTGATATCAACGACGGCTTTAACGAAGTTATTAACGGCATGAGCGTTATCCAGCAGTTCCGCCAGCAGGCTCGATTTGGCGAACGTATGGGCGAAGCCAGCCGTTCACACTATATGGCGCGAATGCAAACGCTACGGCTGGACGGCTTTTTACTGCGTCCCCTGCTGAGTCTGTTTTCATCGCTCATTCTTTGTGGCTTGTTGATGCTGTTTGGCTTCTCCGCCAGCGGCACCATTGAAGTGGGCGTGCTGTATGCGTTTATCAGCTATTTGGGGCGACTTAACGAACCCTTAATCGAACTGACCACGCAGCAGGCGATGCTGCAACAGGCTGTTGTTGCTGGCGAGCGTGTGTTTGAACTGATGGACGGACCGCGCCAGCAATATGGCAATGATGATCGCCCGTTACAGAGCGGCACCATTGAAGTCGATAACGTGTCGTTTGCATATCGCGATGACAATCTGGTGCTGAAAAATATTAATCTTGCCGTTCCTTCGCGCAGCTTTGTGGCGTTGGTGGGGCATACCGGTAGCGGCAAAAGTACCCTGGCAAGTTTGCTGATGGGCTATTACCCACTAACAGAAGGTGAGATTCGCCTCGATGAACGTCCGTTAAGTTCGCTCAGTCATAGCGCGCTGCGTCAGGGCGTGGCGATGGTGCAGCAAGATCCGGTAGTGCTGGCGGATACTTTCCTTGCCAATGTGACGCTGGGGCGAGATATCTCCGAAGAACGTGTCTGGCAGGCGCTGGAAACAGTACAACTGGCGGAGCTGGCGCGCAGCATGAGCGACGGTATTTATACGCCGCTTGGCGAACAGGGGAATAATCTCTCGGTCGGGCAAAAGCAACTGCTGGCGCTGGCACGTGTGCTGGTAGAGACACCGCAAATACTGATCCTTGATGAAGCAACCGCCAGTATTGATTCCGGTACTGAACAGGCGATTCAACGCGCCCTTGCGGCGGTGCGTGAACAAACAACGCTTGTGGTGATTGCTCACCGCTTATCGACCATTGTTGATGCTGACACCATTCTGGTGCTTCATCGTGGGCAAGCAGTGGAGCAGGGTACTCACCAGCAACTGCTGGCCGCCCAGGGGCGCTACTGGCAGATGTATCAACTGCAACTTGCGGGCGAAGAGCTGGCAGCCAGCGTGCGTGAAGATGAATCATTGAGCGCCTGA
- a CDS encoding DUF1428 domain-containing protein codes for MKYVDGFVVAVPADKKDAYREMAAKAAPLFKEFGALRIVECWASDVPNGKVTDFRMAVKAEENEEVVFSWIEYPSKEVRDAANQKMMSDPRMKEFGESMPFDGKRMIYGGFESIIDE; via the coding sequence ATGAAGTATGTTGATGGTTTTGTGGTTGCTGTTCCTGCCGACAAAAAGGATGCCTATCGTGAAATGGCCGCAAAGGCCGCGCCGCTGTTTAAAGAGTTTGGCGCCCTGCGCATTGTTGAATGCTGGGCCAGCGATGTACCGAATGGCAAAGTGACCGATTTTCGTATGGCGGTCAAAGCGGAAGAGAATGAGGAAGTGGTTTTTAGCTGGATTGAATACCCTTCAAAAGAGGTCCGCGACGCTGCCAATCAGAAGATGATGTCGGACCCACGGATGAAAGAGTTCGGCGAGTCCATGCCGTTTGATGGTAAACGAATGATCTACGGTGGGTTCGAGTCAATCATCGACGAGTAG
- the maa gene encoding maltose O-acetyltransferase, with protein MSTEKEKMIAGELYRSADEELSRDRLRARQLIHQYNHSAPEEQTLRQKILTNLFGQVADAFIEPSFRCDYGYNIFLGKGFYANFDCVMLDVCPIRIGDNCMLAPGVHIYTATHPVDPAERNSGAELGKPVTIGNNVWIGGRAVINPGVTIGDNVVVASGAVVTKDVPANVVVGGNPATVIKKL; from the coding sequence ATGAGCACAGAAAAAGAAAAGATGATTGCTGGTGAGTTGTATCGCTCGGCAGATGAGGAGTTATCTCGCGATCGCCTGCGCGCTCGTCAGCTTATTCACCAATACAATCATTCCGCACCGGAAGAACAAACATTACGCCAGAAAATTCTCACCAATTTATTCGGTCAGGTAGCAGATGCTTTTATTGAGCCCTCTTTTCGCTGCGACTATGGCTATAACATTTTTTTGGGCAAAGGATTTTACGCCAACTTCGATTGCGTGATGCTCGATGTCTGCCCAATTCGTATCGGTGATAATTGCATGTTGGCACCAGGTGTTCACATTTATACCGCTACGCACCCGGTCGACCCAGCAGAGCGTAATAGTGGCGCTGAACTGGGGAAACCTGTGACTATTGGTAATAACGTCTGGATTGGCGGACGTGCTGTCATCAACCCTGGTGTAACCATTGGCGATAACGTCGTGGTGGCCTCTGGCGCCGTCGTCACAAAAGATGTTCCGGCTAACGTTGTCGTAGGCGGTAACCCGGCCACTGTCATTAAAAAACTGTAA
- the tesB gene encoding acyl-CoA thioesterase II, with the protein MSQALKNLLTLLNLEKIEEGLFRGQSEDLGLRQVFGGQVVGQALYAAKETVPEERLVHSFHSYFLRPGDSKKPIIYDVETLRDGNSFSARRVAAIQNGKPIFYMTASFQAPEPGFEHQKEMPPAPAPDGLPSETQIAQSLAHLLPPVLKDKFICDRPLEVRPVEFHNPLKGHVAAPHRQVWIRANGSVPDDLRVHQYLLGYASDLNFLPVALQPHGIGFLEPGIQIATIDHSMWFHRPFNLNEWLLYSVESTSASSARGFVRGEFYTQDGVLVASTVQEGVMRNHN; encoded by the coding sequence ATGAGTCAGGCCTTAAAAAATTTACTGACATTGTTGAATCTGGAAAAAATTGAGGAAGGACTCTTTCGCGGCCAGAGTGAAGATTTAGGTTTACGCCAGGTGTTTGGCGGCCAGGTCGTGGGTCAGGCCCTGTATGCCGCTAAGGAGACAGTACCCGAAGAGCGTCTGGTGCATTCATTCCACAGCTACTTTCTTCGCCCTGGTGATAGTAAGAAGCCGATTATTTATGATGTCGAAACACTGCGCGACGGCAACAGTTTCAGTGCTCGCCGTGTGGCAGCGATTCAGAACGGCAAACCCATTTTTTATATGACAGCGTCTTTCCAGGCGCCAGAACCTGGATTCGAACACCAAAAAGAGATGCCTCCAGCCCCAGCGCCTGATGGTTTGCCTTCGGAAACACAGATCGCCCAGTCGCTGGCGCACCTGTTGCCGCCAGTGCTGAAAGATAAATTCATCTGCGATCGTCCGCTGGAAGTGCGTCCGGTGGAATTTCATAACCCACTGAAAGGTCACGTCGCCGCGCCGCATCGTCAGGTGTGGATCCGCGCAAATGGTAGCGTGCCGGATGATCTGCGCGTTCATCAGTATCTGCTGGGGTACGCTTCTGATCTTAACTTCCTGCCGGTAGCTCTACAGCCGCACGGCATCGGTTTTCTCGAACCGGGAATTCAGATAGCCACCATTGACCATTCCATGTGGTTCCATCGACCATTTAATTTAAACGAATGGCTGCTGTATAGCGTGGAGAGCACGTCAGCGTCCAGCGCACGCGGCTTTGTGCGCGGTGAGTTTTATACCCAGGACGGCGTGCTGGTTGCCTCGACCGTTCAGGAAGGGGTAATGCGTAATCACAATTAA
- a CDS encoding EAL domain-containing protein → MRTRHLVSLISGVLILSVLLPVGLSIWLAHQQVETSFVEELHTYSSRVAIRANKVASQGKDALQKLEKWQGAACSEAHLMEMRRVSYSYRYIQEVVYVDNNVPQCSSLEHESPPDTFPEPGKISNDGYRVWLTSHNDLGITRYMVAMGTAHYIVMIDPASFIDVIPYSSWQIDAAIIGNVHNIIITSSDEIAQGIITQLQKTPGEHIEKNGIIYDILPLPEMNISIITWASTKTLQKGWYRQVFIWLPVGLLIGLLAAMFVLRILRRIQSPHHRLQDAIENRDICVHYQPIISLSNGKIVGAEALARWPQTDGSWLSPDSFIPLAQQTGLSESLTLLIIKTVFEDMGDWLRQHPQQHISINLESTVLTSEKIPQLLREMINHYQVNPRQIALELTEREFADPKISAPVISRYRQVGHEIYLDDFGTGYSSLSYLQDLDVDILKIDKSFVDALEYKNVTPHIIEMAKTLKLKMVAEGIETSKQEEWLRQHGVHYGQGWLYSKALPKEEFLRWAEHHL, encoded by the coding sequence GTGAGAACACGACATCTGGTCAGCCTAATTTCAGGAGTACTGATCCTTTCCGTACTTCTGCCAGTGGGCTTAAGCATCTGGCTGGCTCATCAACAGGTAGAAACGTCATTTGTTGAGGAGCTACATACCTACTCATCCCGCGTCGCTATTCGCGCCAACAAAGTGGCGTCGCAAGGGAAAGATGCACTACAAAAACTGGAAAAATGGCAAGGCGCAGCCTGTAGCGAGGCTCATCTAATGGAAATGCGCCGGGTATCTTATAGTTATCGCTATATTCAGGAAGTGGTCTATGTCGATAACAACGTTCCTCAGTGCTCTTCTCTGGAACATGAAAGTCCGCCAGATACCTTCCCCGAGCCAGGTAAAATATCGAACGATGGTTATCGGGTATGGTTAACCTCGCACAACGATTTAGGTATTACCCGCTACATGGTCGCTATGGGAACTGCACATTACATAGTGATGATTGACCCCGCCTCATTTATAGATGTGATTCCTTATAGCTCGTGGCAAATTGATGCCGCGATTATTGGCAATGTGCATAACATTATCATTACCAGCAGTGACGAAATAGCCCAGGGAATTATTACCCAGCTGCAAAAAACACCGGGTGAACACATCGAAAAGAATGGAATCATTTACGATATCCTGCCTCTCCCCGAGATGAACATTTCCATAATCACCTGGGCTTCGACAAAAACGTTACAAAAAGGTTGGTATCGGCAGGTCTTTATCTGGTTGCCTGTCGGATTGTTAATTGGCCTACTGGCGGCAATGTTCGTTTTGCGGATTTTACGCCGTATCCAGTCACCGCATCATCGCCTGCAGGATGCTATCGAAAACCGCGATATTTGCGTGCACTATCAGCCTATTATCTCCTTATCGAATGGAAAGATTGTCGGAGCCGAAGCGCTGGCGCGCTGGCCGCAGACAGACGGTAGCTGGTTGTCACCGGATAGTTTTATCCCGCTGGCGCAACAAACGGGCCTGTCAGAATCTCTGACTCTGCTTATTATCAAAACGGTCTTTGAAGATATGGGCGACTGGCTGCGTCAGCATCCGCAGCAACATATTTCGATCAATCTTGAATCCACCGTGCTCACCTCGGAAAAAATCCCGCAATTGCTGCGTGAAATGATCAATCACTACCAGGTCAATCCCAGACAGATCGCTCTTGAACTCACTGAACGCGAGTTTGCCGATCCAAAAATCAGCGCCCCGGTAATCTCCCGATATCGACAGGTTGGTCATGAAATTTATCTTGATGATTTTGGTACCGGTTATTCGAGCTTAAGTTATTTGCAGGATCTGGATGTCGATATTCTGAAGATCGATAAATCCTTCGTTGATGCGCTGGAATATAAAAATGTCACACCGCATATCATCGAAATGGCAAAAACACTGAAACTTAAAATGGTGGCGGAAGGGATCGAAACCAGCAAACAGGAAGAGTGGTTGCGCCAGCATGGCGTGCATTACGGCCAGGGGTGGTTGTACAGCAAAGCATTACCGAAAGAGGAGTTTTTACGCTGGGCAGAACACCATCTGTGA
- the amtB gene encoding ammonium transporter AmtB, with protein sequence MKIATIKTGLASLAMLPGLVMAAPAVADKADNAFMMICTALVLFMTVPGIALFYGGLIRGKNVLSMLTQVTVTFALVCILWVVYGYSLAFGEGNNFFGNINWLMLKNIELTAVMGSIYQYIHVAFQGSFACITVGLIVGALAERIRFSAVLIFVVVWLTLSYIPIAHMVWGGGLLASHGALDFAGGTVVHINAAIAGLVGAYLIGKRVGFGKEAFKPHNLPMVFTGTAILYIGWFGFNAGSAGTANEIAALAFVNTVVATAAAILGWIFGEWALRGKPSLLGACSGAIAGLVGVTPACGYIGVGGALIIGVVAGLAGLWGVTMLKRLLRVDDPCDVFGVHGVCGIVGCIMTGIFAASSLGGVGFAEGVTMGHQLLVQLESIAITIVWSGVVAFIGYKLADLTVGLRVPEEQEREGLDVNSHGENAYNA encoded by the coding sequence ATGAAGATAGCGACGATAAAAACTGGGCTTGCTTCACTGGCGATGCTGCCGGGACTGGTAATGGCTGCACCTGCGGTAGCCGATAAAGCCGACAATGCGTTTATGATGATTTGTACTGCGCTGGTGCTGTTTATGACTGTTCCGGGGATTGCCCTGTTTTACGGCGGGTTGATTCGCGGCAAAAACGTGCTGTCGATGCTAACGCAGGTGACCGTGACGTTTGCACTGGTCTGTATTCTCTGGGTGGTTTACGGTTACTCGCTGGCGTTTGGTGAGGGCAACAACTTCTTTGGCAACATCAACTGGTTGATGCTGAAAAACATCGAACTGACGGCGGTGATGGGCAGCATTTATCAGTATATCCACGTGGCGTTTCAGGGATCGTTTGCCTGCATTACCGTCGGCTTGATAGTTGGAGCGCTGGCAGAACGAATCCGCTTCTCAGCTGTGTTGATTTTCGTGGTGGTATGGCTGACGCTCTCTTACATTCCGATTGCGCATATGGTCTGGGGCGGTGGTTTGCTGGCTTCTCACGGTGCGCTGGATTTCGCGGGTGGCACGGTGGTGCACATTAACGCCGCAATTGCCGGTCTGGTGGGCGCGTATCTGATAGGCAAACGCGTGGGCTTTGGCAAAGAGGCGTTTAAACCGCACAATCTGCCGATGGTCTTTACCGGGACTGCCATTCTCTATATCGGTTGGTTTGGATTTAACGCCGGGTCAGCGGGTACGGCGAATGAAATCGCAGCACTGGCATTTGTGAATACTGTGGTGGCAACGGCGGCGGCGATTCTTGGCTGGATCTTCGGTGAATGGGCGCTGCGTGGTAAGCCTTCACTGCTGGGGGCGTGTTCTGGCGCGATTGCCGGTCTGGTCGGCGTGACGCCAGCCTGTGGCTACATTGGGGTTGGCGGTGCGTTGATTATCGGCGTGGTCGCTGGTCTGGCGGGCTTGTGGGGCGTTACCATGCTCAAACGCCTGTTGCGGGTCGATGATCCTTGCGATGTCTTCGGTGTGCACGGCGTTTGTGGCATTGTCGGCTGTATCATGACCGGGATTTTTGCCGCCAGCTCGCTGGGCGGCGTGGGCTTCGCTGAAGGTGTGACGATGGGGCATCAGCTGCTGGTACAGCTGGAAAGCATCGCCATTACGATCGTCTGGTCCGGTGTGGTGGCATTTATCGGCTACAAACTGGCGGATTTGACGGTTGGCCTGCGTGTGCCGGAAGAACAGGAGCGAGAAGGGCTGGACGTCAACAGCCACGGCGAAAATGCCTATAACGCGTAA
- the glnK gene encoding P-II family nitrogen regulator, with translation MKLVTVIIKPFKLEDVREALSSIGIQGLTVTEVKGFGRQKGHAELYRGAEYSVNFLPKVKIDVAIADDQLDEVIDIVSKAAYTGKIGDGKIFVAELQRVIRIRTGEADEAAL, from the coding sequence ATGAAGCTGGTGACCGTGATAATCAAACCATTCAAGCTGGAGGACGTTCGTGAAGCGTTATCTTCCATTGGTATTCAGGGCCTGACCGTCACCGAAGTGAAAGGTTTCGGGCGTCAGAAGGGCCATGCTGAGCTGTACAGGGGCGCGGAATACAGCGTCAATTTCCTGCCAAAAGTAAAAATTGATGTGGCGATTGCTGATGATCAACTTGATGAAGTGATCGATATCGTCAGTAAGGCGGCTTACACCGGAAAAATTGGCGATGGCAAAATATTCGTCGCTGAATTGCAACGCGTCATTCGTATTCGTACCGGCGAAGCCGACGAAGCGGCGCTGTAA
- a CDS encoding YbaY family lipoprotein, with the protein MKLVHMASGLAVAIALAACADKSADIQTPAPAANTSIAATQQPAIQQPNVSGTVWIRQKVALPPDAVLTVTLSDASLADAPSKVLAQKAVRTEGKQSPFSFVLPFNPADVQPNARILLSAAITVNDKLVFITDTVQPVINQGGTKADLTLVPVQQTAVPIQASGGATTTVPSTSPTQVNPSSAVPAPTQY; encoded by the coding sequence ATGAAACTCGTGCACATGGCCAGTGGTTTAGCGGTTGCGATTGCGTTGGCAGCTTGCGCTGATAAAAGCGCGGATATCCAGACGCCAGCACCTGCTGCAAATACCTCTATTGCGGCGACACAACAACCTGCTATACAGCAACCTAATGTCTCCGGTACGGTCTGGATCCGTCAGAAAGTCGCACTGCCTCCCGATGCTGTGCTGACCGTGACACTTTCTGACGCGTCGTTAGCCGATGCGCCGTCTAAAGTACTGGCGCAAAAAGCGGTGCGTACCGAAGGTAAACAGTCGCCATTCAGCTTTGTTCTGCCATTTAACCCGGCAGACGTTCAGCCGAACGCGCGTATTCTGTTAAGTGCGGCGATTACCGTAAATGACAAATTGGTGTTTATTACCGATACCGTCCAGCCGGTGATCAATCAGGGCGGAACCAAAGCTGACCTGACATTAGTGCCTGTTCAGCAAACCGCCGTGCCGATTCAGGCCAGCGGTGGCGCAACGACTACTGTACCTTCGACTTCGCCAACTCAGGTGAATCCGTCTTCGGCAGTTCCTGCCCCTACGCAATACTAA